One window of the Methanobacteriaceae archaeon genome contains the following:
- a CDS encoding phosphopantothenate/pantothenate synthetase, with translation MNEISPNHPRYYSLVLREKIAKAYKQGILADTALIAHGRGEAFDYILGEETTPPAIKAIKTACASLLLANYPVISVNGNTAVLAAEYLVDLSRLVSAKIEINLFYRTPSRVVKMEEFLEDAGATDILGKEGDEHVPIPGLEGPRSRAHPDGIHRADVVLVPLEDGDRAQALKESGKKVITIDLNPLSRTSKTASITIVDNVVRAIPLMNEELKKLKSCSREELNDIVSEFNNQKNISESLHLISHHFREV, from the coding sequence ATGAATGAAATTTCACCAAACCATCCCCGTTATTATTCCCTTGTTCTACGGGAGAAAATAGCAAAAGCATATAAACAAGGAATTCTCGCTGACACCGCTCTCATCGCCCATGGCAGAGGTGAGGCATTTGATTATATCCTGGGTGAGGAAACCACTCCACCTGCAATCAAAGCCATTAAAACAGCTTGTGCTTCTCTTTTACTAGCAAATTATCCCGTGATATCAGTTAACGGGAATACTGCAGTTCTTGCAGCTGAATATTTAGTGGATTTATCACGTTTGGTTTCTGCTAAGATTGAAATTAATCTGTTCTACCGGACCCCCTCAAGGGTTGTGAAAATGGAAGAATTTTTAGAGGATGCTGGTGCAACAGATATCCTCGGTAAAGAAGGAGATGAGCATGTTCCGATCCCTGGATTGGAAGGTCCCAGATCTCGAGCTCACCCTGATGGTATTCACAGAGCAGATGTAGTTCTGGTACCACTTGAGGATGGGGATCGGGCTCAAGCATTGAAAGAATCCGGGAAAAAGGTCATAACTATTGATTTAAATCCTTTATCAAGAACATCCAAAACTGCTTCCATTACTATTGTGGATAATGTGGTTCGAGCAATACCATTAATGAACGAGGAGCTGAAAAAACTCAAAAGTTGTTCACGAGAGGAGTTGAATGATATTGTGAGTGAATTCAATAATCAAAAGAATATCTCAGAATCACTCCATTTAATATCCCATCATTTTAGAGAAGTGTAA
- a CDS encoding DUF2101 family protein, which produces MSFFTKLGDLIIRIFALIGNLIFSIPKIPYKLRNVDTYHFKKKIYSGKKNVSKVKDNLGIDERVSNITKKKKIPSSKEHSHENIHTPPKSSQDSDVILISANFTSKEKEDTIFRLQLLSAGFLIFSVIYLFNFLSLVLYGIIGILLASYIIYLLYTRVKLMYGSEFPAYRDFFLMYLAVGIILVVVGTNSNLLMAFSLSYFPSLTILIFAVIAVAGVYLIFRIRYYRDFTYGIVIETGEKMAYVKVEFDIRSNVKPDIYIVENSAGAVAGDRVKLKTEQKVFSNSGNKPIRILETVHKI; this is translated from the coding sequence ATGAGCTTTTTTACTAAATTAGGTGATTTAATCATAAGAATTTTCGCTTTAATTGGTAATTTAATATTTAGCATACCTAAAATTCCTTATAAACTTAGGAATGTAGATACATATCATTTCAAAAAAAAAATATACTCCGGGAAGAAAAATGTTTCCAAGGTGAAAGATAATCTGGGAATTGATGAAAGAGTATCCAATATAACCAAGAAAAAAAAAATACCCTCTTCCAAAGAACATTCGCATGAAAATATTCACACACCACCAAAAAGTTCTCAAGATTCGGATGTCATTCTTATTTCTGCCAATTTTACTTCAAAAGAAAAAGAAGATACAATTTTCCGTCTGCAACTATTATCCGCAGGATTCCTTATTTTTTCAGTCATATATCTTTTTAACTTTCTATCCCTTGTTCTCTACGGAATCATTGGTATCCTATTAGCAAGCTATATCATTTATCTTTTATATACTCGGGTAAAACTAATGTATGGTTCAGAATTTCCTGCTTACAGGGATTTCTTCCTAATGTATCTGGCAGTAGGCATCATCCTGGTTGTAGTGGGAACTAACTCTAACTTGTTAATGGCTTTTTCATTAAGTTACTTCCCATCCCTCACCATCTTGATATTTGCAGTTATCGCTGTTGCAGGGGTTTATCTTATTTTCAGGATTCGTTATTACCGTGACTTCACATATGGAATCGTTATTGAAACTGGGGAAAAGATGGCTTACGTCAAGGTAGAGTTCGATATACGTTCCAATGTTAAACCAGATATCTACATTGTAGAAAACAGTGCAGGTGCAGTTGCTGGAGACCGAGTAAAATTAAAAACAGAACAAAAAGTTTTCAGTAACAGTGGTAATAAACCTATTAGAATACTGGAAACAGTGCATAAAATCTAA